In Canis lupus dingo isolate Sandy chromosome 25, ASM325472v2, whole genome shotgun sequence, one genomic interval encodes:
- the LOC112670158 gene encoding olfactory receptor 6B2-like — MRGRNATKVSVFVLLGFPTAPQLQYVLFLVFLLTYLFILVENLVIIVTVRRSAPLHRPMYYFLGALSVLEVWYVSDIVPKMLGGLLLQQKLISFAGCMTQLYFFSSLVCTECVLLASMAYDRYVAICHPLRYQVIMTTGLCVRLVAFSFVSGFSISVIKVCFISRATFCGSNVLNHFFCDISPILKLACTDFSTAELVDFILAFIILVSPLVATVLSYGHITLAVLRIPSATGRWRAFSTCASHLTVVTIFYTAMIFMYVRPQAIDSRSSNKLISAVYTVLTPIINPLIYCLRNKEFKAALKKALGFGPSSR; from the coding sequence ATGCGGGGACGGAACGCCACCAAGGTCAGCGTCTTCGTCCTGCTGGGCTTCCCCACGGCCCCTCAGCTGCAGTACGTGCTCTTCCTCGTCTTCCTGCTCACCTACCTCTTCATCCTGGTGGAGAACCTGGTCATCATCGTCACCGTCCGCCGCAGCGCCCCCCTCCACAGGCCCATGTACTACTTCCTGGGCGCCCTGTCTGTCCTGGAGGTCTGGTACGTGTCTGACATCGTCCCCAAGATGCTGGGGGGACTCCTCCTGCAGCAGAAACTCATCTCCTTTGCCGGCTGCATGACCCAGCTCTACTTCTTCAGCTCCCTGGTGTGCACCGAATGCGTGCTCCTGGCCTCCATGGCCTACGACCGCTACGTGGCCATCTGCCACCCCTTGCGCTACCAAGTCATCATGACCACGGGGCTCTGCGTCCGGCTGGTGGCCTTCTCCTTCGTCAGCGGCTTCTCCATCTCTGTGATCAAGGTGTGCTTTATCTCCAGGGCCACGTTTTGTGGCTCCAACGTCCTGAACCACTTCTTCTGTGACATTTCCCCCATCCTCAAGCTGGCCTGCACCGATTTCTCGACCGCGGAGCTGGTGGACTTCATCCTGGCCTTCATCATCCTGGTGTCGCCCCTGGTGGCCACCGTGCTGTCTTACGGGCACATCACCCTGGCCGTCCTGCGCATCCCCTCGGCCACGGGCCGCTGGAGGGCCTTCTCCACCTGCGCCTCCCACCTCACCGTGGTCACCATCTTCTACACGGCCATGATCTTCATGTACGTCCGGCCCCAGGCCATCGATTCCCGGAGCTCCAACAAGCTCATCTCTGCGGTGTACACTGTCCTCACCCCGATAATCAACCCCTTGATCTACTGCCTGAGGAACAAAGAATTTAAGGCTGCCTTGAAAAAGGCTCTGGGCTTTGGTCCATCTTCACGGTAG
- the LOC125753634 gene encoding olfactory receptor 6B2-like — protein sequence MRGRNATKVSVFVLLGFPTAPQLQYVLFLVFLLTYLFILVENLVIIVTVRRSAPLHRPMYYFLGALSVLEVWYVSVIIPKMLGGLLLQQKLISFAGCMTQLYFFSSLVCTECVLLASMAYDRYVAICHPLRYQVIMTTGLCVRLVAFSFVSGFSISMIKVFFVSRATFCGSNVLNHFFCDISPILKLACTDFSTAELVDFILAFIILVSPLVATVLSYGHITLAVLRIPSATGRWRAFSTCASHLTVVTIFYTAMIFMYVRPQAIDSRSSNKLISAVYTVLTPIINPLIYCLRNKEFKAALKKALGFGQVPT from the coding sequence ATGCGGGGACGGAACGCCACCAAGGTCAGCGTCTTCGTCCTGCTGGGCTTCCCCACGGCCCCTCAGCTGCAGTACGTGCTCTTCCTCGTCTTCCTGCTCACCTACCTCTTCATCCTGGTGGAGAACCTCGTCATCATCGTCACCGTCCGCCGCAGCGCCCCCCTCCACAGGCCCATGTACTACTTCCTGGGCGCCCTGTCTGTCCTGGAGGTCTGGTACGTGTCCGTCATCATCCCCAAGATGCTGGGGGGGCTCCTCCTGCAGCAGAAACTCATCTCCTTTGCCGGCTGCATGACCCAGCTCTACTTCTTCAGCTCCCTGGTGTGCACCGAATGCGTGCTCCTGGCCTCCATGGCCTACGACCGCTACGTGGCCATCTGCCACCCCCTGCGCTACCAAGTCATCATGACCACGGGGCTCTGCGTCCGGCTGGTGGCCTTCTCCTTCGTCAGCGGCTTCTCCATCTCTATGATCAAGGTGTTCTTTGTCTCCAGGGCCACGTTCTGTGGCTCCAACGTCCTGAACCACTTCTTCTGTGACATTTCCCCCATCCTCAAGCTGGCCTGCACCGACTTCTCGACCGCGGAGCTGGTGGACTTCATCCTGGCCTTCATCATCCTGGTGTCGCCCCTGGTGGCCACCGTGCTGTCTTACGGGCACATCACCCTGGCCGTCCTGCGCATCCCCTCGGCCACGGGCCGCTGGAGGGCCTTCTCCACCTGCGCCTCCCACCTCACCGTGGTCACCATCTTCTACACGGCCATGATCTTCATGTACGTCCGGCCCCAGGCCATCGATTCCCGGAGCTCCAACAAGCTCATCTCTGCGGTGTACACTGTCCTCACCCCGATAATCAACCCCTTGATCTACTGCCTGAGGAACAAAGAATTTAAGGCTGCCTTGAAAAAGGCTCTGGGCTTTGGTCAAGTTCCCACGTAG
- the LOC112670071 gene encoding olfactory receptor 6B2-like, with the protein MRGRNATKLSVFVLLGFPTAPQLQYVLFLVFLLTYLFVLVENLVIIVTVHRSAPLHRPMYYFLSTLSVLEVWYVSDIIPKMLGGFLLQQKLISFAGCMTQLYFFSSLVCTECVLLASMAYDRYVAICHPLRYQVIMTTGLCVRLVAFSFVSGFSISVIKVYFISRATFCGSNVLNHFFCDISPILKLACTDFSTAELVDFILAFIILVSPLVATVLSYGHITLAVLRIPSATGRWRAFSTCASHLTVVTIFYTALLFMYVRPQAIDSRSSNKLISVLYTVLTPIINPLIYCLRNKEFKAALKKALGFGQVPT; encoded by the coding sequence CTTTGTCCTGCTGGGCTTCCCCACGGCCCCTCAGCTGCAGTACGTGCTCTTCCTCGTCTTCCTGCTCACCTACCTCTTCGTCCTGGTGGAGAACCTCGTCATCATTGTCACCGTCCACCGCAGCGCCCCCCTCCACAGGCCCATGTACTACTTCCTGAGCACCCTGTCTGTCCTGGAGGTCTGGTACGTGTCTGACATCATCCCCAAGATGCTGGGGGGGTTCCTCCTGCAGCAGAAACTCATCTCCTTTGCTGGCTGCATGACCCAGCTCTACTTCTTCAGCTCCCTGGTGTGCACCGAATGCGTGCTCCTGGCCTCCATGGCCTACGACCGCTACGTGGCCATCTGCCACCCCCTGCGCTACCAAGTCATCATGACCACGGGGCTCTGCGTCCGGCTGGTGGCCTTCTCCTTCGTCAGCGGCTTCTCCATCTCTGTGATCAAGGTGTACTTTATCTCCAGGGCCACGTTCTGTGGCTCCAACGTCCTGAACCACTTCTTCTGTGACATTTCCCCCATCCTCAAGCTGGCCTGCACCGACTTCTCGACCGCGGAGCTGGTGGACTTCATCCTGGCCTTCATCATCCTGGTGTCGCCCCTGGTGGCCACCGTGCTGTCTTACGGGCACATCACCCTGGCCGTCCTGCGCATCCCCTCGGCCACGGGCCGCTGGAGGGCCTTCTCCACCTGCGCCTCCCACCTCACCGTGGTCACCATCTTCTACACGGCCTTACTTTTCATGTATGTCCGGCCCCAGGCCATCGATTCCCGGAGCTCCAACAAGCTCATCTCTGTTCTCTACACTGTCCTCACCCCGATAATCAACCCCTTGATCTACTGCCTGAGGAACAAAGAATTTAAGGCTGCCTTGAAAAAGGCTCTGGGCTTTGGTCAAGTTCCCACGTAG